One region of Bacteroidota bacterium genomic DNA includes:
- a CDS encoding ABC transporter ATP-binding protein, which yields MKVFLRVVRYVKPYRWKLIAANFCMLVSRPLELLSYILLIPMLDVVFSPPNVGEVGATGTSVFNLGNYLKQFLAGLVAQYDRPTALLFLVIAVFASFLLKNLFSLVNQYLMADIEHGIMHRLRNDVYRHLQHLSLSYFTEERKGNLIATVVNDVRILNDSAMAVVNSFFRDPPTIVLSTLVLLLLDWQLTVIVALIIPIGGIIISRIADKLKKQSIFMQEKMADMMSVLDESLANVRIVKAFGMEEFETGRFSKESSRYADLMKTIQRRRNLASPISEMFGVIAIAVIVWFIGGRVISGTSSMTSSALIGYIVVLSQMLPPIKLFGQTFNSVQEGIGAAGRVFKILDTKPAILDKPSAAAVTGFKHQIRYENVSFKYETGDVVLKGVSLEIKQGERVAIVGPSGGGKSTLVDLLPRFYDPREGRITLDGMDLRDITVDSLRGLMGIVTQETILFNDTVRNNIAYGRSETSLDRIIEAATIANAHEFIARLPDGYDTKIGDRGTKLSGGQRQRISLARAILKNPPILIFDEATSALDTESEILVQEAVERTLAGRTSVVIAHRLSTIQHSDRIIVIEKGEIVEEGKHASLLANSNGVYKRLYELQFQV from the coding sequence ATGAAAGTTTTTTTGCGTGTCGTCCGCTACGTCAAGCCGTATCGCTGGAAGCTGATCGCGGCCAACTTCTGCATGCTTGTCAGTCGCCCCTTGGAATTGCTGTCCTACATTCTCCTCATCCCGATGCTCGATGTCGTCTTTTCTCCGCCGAACGTCGGGGAAGTTGGCGCCACGGGAACATCCGTCTTCAATCTTGGAAATTACCTCAAACAGTTTCTCGCCGGGCTTGTGGCACAATACGATCGCCCGACTGCATTGCTGTTTCTTGTGATTGCCGTCTTTGCCTCTTTTCTGCTGAAGAACCTTTTCTCGCTCGTGAACCAGTATCTGATGGCGGATATCGAGCACGGCATCATGCACAGGTTGCGCAATGATGTGTATCGTCATCTACAACATCTTTCCCTTTCTTACTTCACGGAAGAACGAAAGGGAAACCTTATTGCCACGGTCGTGAACGACGTGAGAATTCTGAACGATTCGGCGATGGCCGTGGTGAACAGCTTCTTCAGAGACCCTCCCACCATCGTCCTTTCAACACTCGTGTTGCTGCTGCTCGATTGGCAGTTGACGGTGATTGTGGCGTTGATTATTCCGATAGGCGGCATCATCATCAGCCGCATCGCCGACAAGCTGAAGAAGCAATCCATCTTCATGCAGGAGAAGATGGCGGATATGATGTCTGTGCTGGATGAGTCACTGGCGAATGTCCGCATCGTGAAGGCGTTCGGGATGGAAGAGTTTGAGACGGGGAGATTCTCGAAAGAATCATCCCGCTATGCCGATCTGATGAAAACCATCCAGCGAAGAAGAAATCTCGCATCACCCATTTCCGAAATGTTCGGCGTGATCGCGATTGCCGTGATCGTCTGGTTTATCGGCGGCAGAGTCATCAGCGGAACCAGCTCGATGACGTCGAGCGCCCTCATCGGCTACATCGTTGTGCTTTCGCAAATGCTGCCGCCCATCAAGCTGTTCGGACAGACATTCAACAGCGTGCAGGAAGGAATCGGTGCGGCGGGGCGTGTGTTCAAGATTCTCGATACGAAGCCGGCGATTCTCGACAAACCATCGGCTGCCGCCGTCACCGGATTCAAACATCAGATCCGGTATGAGAATGTCTCGTTCAAGTATGAAACGGGTGATGTTGTTCTGAAAGGCGTGTCGCTGGAAATCAAGCAGGGCGAACGGGTTGCCATCGTCGGGCCGAGCGGCGGAGGAAAATCAACGCTCGTGGATTTGTTGCCGAGATTCTATGATCCGCGTGAAGGGAGAATTACGTTGGACGGCATGGATCTCCGTGATATTACGGTTGATTCCTTGCGCGGCCTGATGGGAATCGTGACACAGGAGACGATTCTGTTCAATGATACTGTTCGGAACAATATCGCGTACGGCCGGAGCGAAACATCGCTCGACCGGATCATCGAAGCGGCGACCATTGCCAATGCGCACGAGTTTATTGCCCGATTGCCCGACGGCTATGACACGAAAATCGGCGACCGGGGAACGAAACTCTCCGGCGGGCAGCGGCAGCGTATATCGCTTGCGCGGGCAATCCTGAAGAATCCGCCGATACTGATTTTCGATGAAGCAACCTCGGCACTCGATACCGAATCGGAAATCCTCGTTCAGGAAGCAGTCGAGAGAACGCTTGCGGGGAGAACATCCGTGGTGATTGCGCATCGCCTTTCCACCATTCAACACTCCGACCGGATTATTGTGATTGAGAAAGGAGAGATTGTCGAAGAAGGGAAACATGCGTCGTTGCTTGCAAACAGCAACGGTGTGTACAAGAGGCTGTACGAACTTCAGTTCCAGGTGTGA
- a CDS encoding glycosyltransferase family 2 protein codes for MKVSGFSIIRNGVKYGYPVVEAVSSILPVCDEFILNVGKSDDETLELVRTISSPKLTIIEREWDMSLREGGLLISFETNAALDKCTGDWCFYIQADEVLHERYFPVVRSEMERYLHDGNVEALQFGYRHFYGSYDFYQDDYRTWYVKESRIVKRHPDIASWGDGMDFRHRDGTLLRRKKIDAEIYHYGWVRPPQVMYSKNVGFHQLYFSDEEVKKRVPSVEHTYHHLGHLKRFAGTHPAVMKERIAASQWDFDSKIDEQPPDWWRHVTLFLQPLTKRLQRWFGTDRKTQ; via the coding sequence GTGAAGGTCAGCGGATTTTCCATCATCAGAAACGGAGTGAAGTACGGTTATCCGGTTGTCGAGGCGGTATCATCGATTCTCCCGGTCTGCGATGAATTTATTCTGAATGTGGGGAAGTCCGATGATGAAACACTTGAACTCGTTCGAACGATTTCGTCTCCGAAACTGACGATCATCGAACGTGAATGGGATATGAGTCTGCGCGAAGGAGGGCTATTGATTTCTTTCGAGACGAACGCCGCTCTCGACAAATGTACCGGCGATTGGTGTTTCTATATTCAAGCGGATGAAGTGTTGCACGAACGGTACTTTCCTGTTGTTCGCTCGGAAATGGAGCGGTATCTGCATGACGGGAACGTCGAGGCGCTTCAGTTCGGCTATCGGCACTTTTACGGCAGTTACGACTTCTATCAAGATGATTATCGAACCTGGTATGTGAAGGAGAGCCGCATTGTCAAACGCCATCCGGATATTGCGTCGTGGGGAGACGGTATGGATTTTCGCCATCGCGACGGCACATTGTTGAGGCGCAAAAAGATCGATGCGGAGATATACCACTACGGATGGGTTCGCCCGCCGCAAGTGATGTACTCGAAGAATGTCGGCTTTCATCAACTCTACTTTTCCGATGAAGAAGTGAAGAAGCGGGTTCCTTCTGTCGAACATACATACCATCATCTCGGCCATTTGAAACGGTTTGCCGGGACACATCCTGCAGTCATGAAGGAACGCATCGCAGCGTCACAATGGGATTTTGATTCGAAGATCGACGAACAGCCCCCCG